The sequence CTTTTAATGACAGCCGAAGCCTTCCGATGGAAAAAACTACAGCTCCTGACTGATCCATTCGATCAATGACTTCGTCAATCCATTGAGACAAAACTGGTGAGGGATCGTTTTCTTTTAAGAGATAAAATATTTCCTCATTTACATAAACTTTGGCATTTTCAATGAAATTCATTGAATGAACACCTCGTTACAGTCATTTTCATTTTGGATAGGATTGATTCAGTTCTTCTACACGGTTTAATTGCTTCTTTGCCTGATTGGGATCCGGTGCTTCCGATAAAAACACAATGGCCAGCATCACTGCTGTATCCATCCGGTATATCCACTCTAAAACGGGTGGGATTTCTTTTAAAGGACTACTCCCATATCCTTCTAAAAACTCTTCGGTTAACAAACCATACTCTGCAATTCGTGCAATCTCCAAGGCAGGATCTCCAATTAACACGTTGGACCAATCCACTATACCCATCATTTGATTATTGTATGTTAATAGATTGTCAGGCCGAATATCCATATGCAATATGGACATTCGGCTTACATTTTTAAGGCTTCGCTTTAAATCATGCAAATTTGGAAGCCTAACAGTGATACCAGAATGCTTTCTAATCACTGCTGACCGACGCAAAATACGATTGACAAGACTCTGTTGGAAAGGAGTATTATCGATCGTATATGGAATATGGATCAATGGAACTTGATGAATAGAAGCAACTAATTTTCCCATTTCAACGCTGTTGGGTTTACTTTGATCATTTTCAATAAAAGAGGACACAAGAAAATCGATTTTATCATCAATGTGTAAATGGTAAACTTCCGGAACCGGAATGGAGTATTTTCTCATATAGCGAGAAATAAAAAGCTCTAATTTTAGCAAGTTCCTAGAATCAACTGTTTCATCATTCTCATTGTAAATAAAACGGGTACGCGGTATACGAATGGCAATCCATCCCCACTGTTCCGAATCTGCACGACAAACAACAAAGTCTAATCCCGATCCGATAATCTTGAGGGACCCCACACCCCAATCTGAATAGTGGGTACATAGGACTCTTTCGACAAGTCTCATTTGCTCCTTTACCATACCTACACACCGTCCAGATACAACCATTCAAATAAGAGACGTGCCGCTAGATAAGCAGTCACTCCACTCTGGTCTAAATGAGGTGACACTTCTACTATATCTAAAGCAGCCACAGGGTAATCACGCAAGACAGAAGCGATTGTCAAGAATTCCTCGGAACGTAATCCCCCTACAGTAACATGCCCCGTGCCTGATGCAACTGACGAATCGCAAACATCAATATCAATCGATACATACAAACAATCCACCTTTTCCGTCAACTTATCCATTGCTGATCGTAAGCACGACTCAAATCCCTCCCTTCGTATATCTCCCATGGATTTTATAATAACCCCAGAACGCAAGAGATTTTCATACTGTTTAGCGGAAGTGAGATCTCCAACTCCAACAAACGCCATCATATCAAGTGAAACCAAGTCATGTTCTGATATACGCCGGGCATTTGAACCATGATAAACCGGCCCATGCAAGACAGAATGAGAGCCAAAATCAAAATGATGATCAATTTGTAAATACCCAATTTTTCCCAACCCGATTTGTTGGCGTTGAGATGCAAATCCGTAAAAACAGCCAAATGATATGGAATGATCTCCACCCAGTAATACGATCCGCTGAAAATGATTGGATAAGTAATAAACTTCAGCCGCAGTCGCTCTCATTTGTTTTAGTGGATCTGTTGGATAAACATGACAATCGCCGAAGTCCACCAACTTTGTGGGGGAACTTTTAAGCAGTTCTCCAGTGCGCATATGCCTGAAACGATCAACCCCCCAACTTTTTACCTGTTCGGAGTATGCCAAACTAGATTCTCGAATGGCACGCGGGCCGTAACGAGCACCGATCCGAGTCGAAGCTGTGCTGTCAAAGGGAATGGAAGCCACAGCAGTATCGCCGTGCGAAAATGTTTCATTAAACTTTCCATGCTCAACATTAAAAATCGTAGAATAACGGCTGCCCCAACCGGGTAATGGGTCTGAATGAAATTTTTCCCATGTATGCTCATCCACCTTTCCGATCCAATTGTCTTTCATTTATAAAGCCTCCCTTCCACAATCGATTCCTCTTTGCTTTTCTCCAAAAGTTCAGAGCAAGTTTCAATTAACCGGAGAAAATGTTCCCATGATTCGTTTCGAGACTGATGATATGGTTCAAACACAACAGGCTTATCTTCCCTCCAATTCTTAAAATTCCAATCAATGATACGGTCACGAATAATAGGAAACAATGGTGTTTTGGGGTACGGAACAAAATTATATAAGTTATAAAGCCACACCAAGTCCTTTGTTTCATACAGAAAATCTATTGTTTTCTTCTGAGATTCCACCGTTTCATTGGGAAGTCCCCCCAATACGTTTAACACACAGTGAAATCCACGGTCTTTCAATTGTTCAAGAACGTTTATAAAAACATCAGGCTTCCGTCTTTTACTGATCTCTTTTAAAACGGTAGAATCGGCTGTCTCAAAACCGACTTCTACCACTTCAACACCTAGCTGTTCCATTGTATCCATCAGCCACTCATCAACAACCAAAACATGGGTCTGAACAATTAACCGATATCCATATCCCGGATGTATAATCTCTTTAAGATTTTCAACCGCCTTTTTGGATTGGCCGAAGGTTTTATCGCCGATATAGATCAATTTTGTACTTGGAAAAGTGGAACGAAGCTCTTCCAGCTCTTCCTTTAACAACTCCTTCTCTACCTCATGAAGCTGTTTCGTCCAAGCATCACCACAAAAGGTGCAGGTAAATAAACATCCATGGGAAGCGCTGAAACGCAGCAACGGAACTTTGTCCCGGAAAGAAGAAAGAAGACGATAACGCGGACGATACCCGAGAGGGATCTGGTTTTTTCCGACTTTAACAGGAGTTCCTATTCTCCCACCCTCCGGCTTCTCCATCATTTCCTGATAAATCCTTTCTCGTGCCAATCCTGTATGCATCCAAGTGAAATCTTCTAGTTTAGCCAAGTCTGCCATG is a genomic window of Desmospora profundinema containing:
- a CDS encoding arginase family protein, which translates into the protein MKDNWIGKVDEHTWEKFHSDPLPGWGSRYSTIFNVEHGKFNETFSHGDTAVASIPFDSTASTRIGARYGPRAIRESSLAYSEQVKSWGVDRFRHMRTGELLKSSPTKLVDFGDCHVYPTDPLKQMRATAAEVYYLSNHFQRIVLLGGDHSISFGCFYGFASQRQQIGLGKIGYLQIDHHFDFGSHSVLHGPVYHGSNARRISEHDLVSLDMMAFVGVGDLTSAKQYENLLRSGVIIKSMGDIRREGFESCLRSAMDKLTEKVDCLYVSIDIDVCDSSVASGTGHVTVGGLRSEEFLTIASVLRDYPVAALDIVEVSPHLDQSGVTAYLAARLLFEWLYLDGV
- a CDS encoding B12-binding domain-containing radical SAM protein; amino-acid sequence: MNNRQQPVAFVQLPFPSQEDPLPQLFKYYNLYQRKFNTLFPEYQLNEGDLWELPLWIAHMDGAVGRDDSILVDASKVPFQTETCIEKIIETADPSYILFFSPLTQNFDLAKDVSRRLRKMGYKTVVGGNMADLAKLEDFTWMHTGLARERIYQEMMEKPEGGRIGTPVKVGKNQIPLGYRPRYRLLSSFRDKVPLLRFSASHGCLFTCTFCGDAWTKQLHEVEKELLKEELEELRSTFPSTKLIYIGDKTFGQSKKAVENLKEIIHPGYGYRLIVQTHVLVVDEWLMDTMEQLGVEVVEVGFETADSTVLKEISKRRKPDVFINVLEQLKDRGFHCVLNVLGGLPNETVESQKKTIDFLYETKDLVWLYNLYNFVPYPKTPLFPIIRDRIIDWNFKNWREDKPVVFEPYHQSRNESWEHFLRLIETCSELLEKSKEESIVEGRLYK
- a CDS encoding phosphotransferase family protein yields the protein MVKEQMRLVERVLCTHYSDWGVGSLKIIGSGLDFVVCRADSEQWGWIAIRIPRTRFIYNENDETVDSRNLLKLELFISRYMRKYSIPVPEVYHLHIDDKIDFLVSSFIENDQSKPNSVEMGKLVASIHQVPLIHIPYTIDNTPFQQSLVNRILRRSAVIRKHSGITVRLPNLHDLKRSLKNVSRMSILHMDIRPDNLLTYNNQMMGIVDWSNVLIGDPALEIARIAEYGLLTEEFLEGYGSSPLKEIPPVLEWIYRMDTAVMLAIVFLSEAPDPNQAKKQLNRVEELNQSYPK